Proteins from a single region of Sphaerochaeta globosa str. Buddy:
- the ftsY gene encoding signal recognition particle-docking protein FtsY → MLKGFGAKLKALFGMNTFDENYFEMLEDFLIEGDLGAKLAMDITSEVRKLAKSEKTKTQKDLQLLVKRLLADKIRTFDENLDPKSLTVFLILGVNGVGKTTSIAKLAKYYQNQGKQVLLAAADTFRAAAIDQLEVHAQRLGCRIVKQKSGSDPGSVVFDAITSAQAKGENLILVDTAGRMHNKENLLRELSKIDKIVKGRGIDDVHYKKFLVIDSTTGQNGISQAELFNQAVKLDALILTKYDSLAKGGALVQIGEKQDIPIAFVGTGETYKDIHLFDKDEFLDTLVGLTE, encoded by the coding sequence ATGCTGAAAGGATTTGGAGCGAAACTGAAAGCGCTCTTTGGAATGAATACCTTTGATGAAAATTACTTTGAAATGCTTGAGGACTTCCTTATCGAGGGAGATTTGGGTGCAAAGCTTGCCATGGATATTACCTCAGAGGTGCGAAAGCTTGCCAAAAGTGAGAAAACCAAGACGCAGAAGGATTTGCAATTGCTGGTTAAGCGTCTGCTTGCAGACAAAATTCGAACCTTCGATGAAAATCTCGATCCTAAAAGTCTGACGGTTTTCCTCATCCTTGGGGTGAACGGGGTTGGGAAGACCACCTCCATAGCCAAGCTAGCCAAGTACTACCAGAATCAAGGCAAGCAAGTGTTGCTTGCTGCAGCAGATACTTTCCGTGCCGCAGCCATCGACCAGTTGGAAGTTCATGCCCAGCGGCTTGGATGTAGAATCGTCAAACAGAAAAGCGGCAGTGACCCCGGCTCGGTGGTCTTTGACGCCATTACCTCAGCCCAGGCCAAAGGCGAGAATCTCATTCTTGTCGATACTGCAGGAAGGATGCACAACAAGGAAAACCTGCTGCGTGAGCTCTCCAAAATTGATAAAATTGTCAAGGGTAGGGGAATTGACGATGTCCATTACAAGAAGTTTTTAGTTATCGACTCTACAACCGGGCAGAATGGCATCAGCCAGGCTGAACTATTCAACCAAGCAGTAAAGCTCGACGCCTTGATCCTCACCAAATATGATAGTCTTGCCAAAGGCGGAGCCTTGGTACAAATCGGCGAGAAGCAGGACATCCCCATCGCCTTTGTCGGGACCGGAGAAACATACAAGGATATCCATCTCTTTGACAAGGATGAATTCTTGGATACCTTGGTGGGGCTTACCGAATAA
- a CDS encoding ABC transporter permease, with amino-acid sequence MLTSPMQLMENAFFPSSIIDMRVLLLLCTRYAFSKQNRHRGTSIRITIGLALCLFAIIAVLSFMQALQRDQFEDIRTFESFDVQVALATNDEDKAFQAALEIEGLESVDAAFIYADIPVITQAADGSTIAGRIRGLEAEGRLLSQLNSYRGELFVPGMLASSYSNSRTHGLKDEIKVTLLKKGRQATVIPSQRSMVIGSLYYTSSYDFDRSTFLCDVETLLSLNPDAPLKVGIFTSGDVLEVKRQIADLGYADVATYKEVNASLYGAMELEQKMMTLMLFLMVIVVLVHIRSSSRRLLLAKQREIAMLRSMGLTKQKVQALFILQSLLVTLIGCVLGLLVSYTAVAFYPMLSQLVYQSMGVHLILEIRTYEVVILVVSILVFSVLASLQGTHRILKADIMEMFAHDEVS; translated from the coding sequence ATGCTGACGTCACCTATGCAGTTGATGGAAAACGCGTTCTTTCCATCGTCTATTATTGACATGCGAGTACTGCTGCTCCTTTGCACCCGCTATGCCTTCTCCAAACAGAACCGGCATCGGGGGACCAGTATTAGAATAACTATCGGCCTTGCTCTTTGCCTGTTCGCAATCATTGCAGTTTTATCATTCATGCAGGCACTGCAACGCGATCAATTTGAGGATATCAGGACATTTGAATCCTTTGACGTACAAGTTGCACTTGCGACGAATGATGAGGACAAAGCCTTTCAGGCTGCATTGGAGATAGAAGGGCTGGAATCAGTGGACGCAGCTTTTATCTATGCCGACATTCCCGTCATTACCCAAGCCGCCGACGGCAGCACAATAGCCGGACGAATTCGAGGCCTTGAGGCAGAGGGTAGGCTTCTTTCCCAGCTGAACAGTTACCGTGGCGAGCTTTTTGTACCAGGCATGCTTGCTTCTTCTTACTCAAACAGCCGTACTCACGGCCTTAAGGATGAGATAAAGGTGACGTTGCTGAAGAAAGGCAGGCAGGCCACTGTAATTCCAAGTCAACGAAGCATGGTAATCGGTTCGCTGTACTACACCTCCAGTTATGATTTCGACCGTTCTACCTTCCTCTGTGATGTAGAGACCTTGCTTTCGTTGAATCCTGATGCACCGCTTAAAGTGGGAATTTTCACTTCAGGCGATGTGCTTGAGGTAAAAAGGCAGATAGCAGATCTGGGCTATGCCGACGTTGCTACCTATAAAGAGGTGAATGCTTCCTTATATGGTGCCATGGAACTTGAGCAAAAAATGATGACCCTTATGCTGTTTTTGATGGTAATTGTCGTGCTTGTGCATATCAGAAGCAGCAGCAGACGTCTGTTGCTTGCTAAACAGCGGGAGATAGCGATGCTTCGTTCCATGGGTTTGACCAAGCAGAAAGTCCAAGCGTTGTTCATCCTGCAATCGTTGTTGGTTACCCTCATCGGTTGCGTGTTAGGTCTGCTTGTGTCCTACACGGCGGTAGCATTCTATCCGATGCTTTCGCAGCTGGTGTATCAATCCATGGGTGTGCATCTCATTCTTGAAATCAGAACCTACGAAGTGGTTATTTTGGTAGTCTCAATCCTGGTTTTCAGCGTATTGGCGTCGCTGCAAGGGACGCATAGAATTCTGAAAGCCGATATTATGGAGATGTTTGCGCATGATGAAGTCAGCTGA
- a CDS encoding ABC transporter ATP-binding protein: MMKSAEVLTLQQVSKSFPATLRGGQPIQILEQVDLCLCQSTSIAITGRSGSGKSTLLQISAGLLSCDGGHVLFEGRQLSDLDDAKLSMLRCKRMGFIFQSSLLLDDFNALENVQIPAMIAGYSEKEAQKRALKLLQTVGLEDRLYHTSDQLSGGERQRVAIARALVNEPAVIFADEPTGSLDERNAQLVEDLLLDLVSKRKLSLMLITHNNAFASRCDIVYHLHNRNLEVDA; encoded by the coding sequence ATGATGAAGTCAGCTGAAGTATTGACGCTACAACAGGTCTCAAAAAGTTTTCCTGCAACCTTGAGGGGTGGCCAGCCGATCCAAATTCTTGAGCAGGTGGATCTCTGTCTCTGTCAATCTACCAGTATTGCCATTACCGGGCGAAGTGGAAGCGGAAAATCTACCCTTTTACAAATCAGTGCAGGCTTGCTCTCATGCGATGGCGGGCACGTGTTGTTTGAAGGCCGGCAACTTTCTGATTTGGATGATGCGAAGCTGAGTATGTTGCGCTGTAAGCGGATGGGATTCATTTTTCAGAGCAGTTTGTTGCTCGACGATTTCAATGCCTTGGAGAACGTCCAGATTCCTGCCATGATTGCTGGATATTCCGAGAAAGAAGCCCAAAAACGTGCCTTGAAGTTGCTGCAGACGGTAGGTCTTGAAGACCGACTCTATCACACCAGCGATCAGTTATCCGGTGGTGAGCGGCAGAGGGTCGCTATTGCTCGAGCATTGGTGAATGAGCCTGCGGTCATTTTTGCCGATGAGCCTACCGGCTCTTTGGATGAACGAAATGCTCAGTTGGTGGAGGATTTGCTTCTTGACCTTGTTTCAAAGCGCAAACTCTCTCTCATGCTTATCACCCATAACAATGCATTTGCGAGCCGGTGTGACATAGTGTACCACCTGCATAACCGAAATCTGGAGGTGGACGCTTGA
- a CDS encoding ABC transporter permease — MVSRKLGYRGSRAAKKRILFNVLLISLVVASLVFAQIFVVSMSRGIADKYALLGNGHLQLHEKPGLELAPIEGLLDTQLVAQSFALIYSPKANKMVRLKGVGPSYFNAMRLSQLTMGEQENIETTNLPQILLSTTLAESLGVGISDRVALMLVNQSSIRPQLCVIRNLYDSGYQELDANLVFCDYDLMHRLFAGKEETYYELLVEQTLTETIKQHLALEGYMVTSWDEENYSVSTNLNTSRQAVLGVMMVVAILCGYFISELSRELVEDDKHKIAMLTLLGARKVFIRNVYFSTVMLVTLISVIAGTVLGIVLASNLGPILAYVAEKSIPSLSYYLLDFSIVIPPKDILTIILVLVGVSMASVQWSLRRVKVIEPLSCTHFD; from the coding sequence ATGGTATCCAGAAAACTAGGGTATCGAGGAAGCCGAGCAGCAAAAAAACGAATACTTTTCAATGTCCTACTCATCAGTTTGGTCGTTGCTTCCTTGGTGTTTGCCCAGATATTTGTCGTGTCTATGAGCCGCGGCATAGCCGACAAGTACGCACTCTTGGGAAATGGCCATCTGCAGCTGCATGAAAAGCCGGGTCTTGAGCTTGCTCCCATCGAGGGACTGCTCGATACCCAGTTGGTAGCACAAAGCTTTGCTCTGATTTACAGCCCAAAAGCAAACAAAATGGTACGCCTCAAAGGGGTAGGCCCCTCCTATTTCAATGCTATGCGTCTTTCCCAACTCACGATGGGAGAGCAAGAGAACATCGAAACAACCAATCTCCCGCAAATCCTGCTCAGTACAACCTTGGCTGAATCACTGGGCGTGGGTATCTCGGACCGGGTAGCCCTCATGCTCGTCAATCAAAGTAGTATCCGTCCGCAATTGTGTGTGATTCGCAATCTCTATGACTCCGGCTACCAGGAACTTGATGCAAACTTAGTCTTTTGTGATTACGATCTCATGCACAGACTCTTTGCCGGGAAAGAAGAAACCTACTATGAGTTGCTGGTGGAACAGACTCTGACTGAAACCATCAAGCAGCATCTTGCCCTCGAAGGGTATATGGTAACCTCCTGGGATGAGGAGAACTACAGCGTATCTACGAATCTCAATACGAGTCGGCAGGCTGTGCTTGGGGTAATGATGGTGGTGGCCATACTCTGCGGGTATTTCATCAGTGAACTCTCCCGGGAGTTGGTGGAGGATGACAAGCACAAAATCGCAATGCTTACGCTGCTTGGGGCCAGAAAAGTGTTCATCCGAAACGTATATTTCTCAACAGTTATGCTGGTTACTCTTATTTCGGTCATAGCGGGAACGGTGTTGGGTATCGTGCTGGCAAGCAACCTCGGCCCGATTCTCGCCTATGTAGCAGAGAAGTCGATCCCCTCCCTTTCCTATTATCTGCTGGATTTTTCCATAGTCATTCCCCCGAAGGATATTCTCACCATTATTCTGGTATTGGTCGGTGTAAGCATGGCTTCAGTGCAGTGGAGTCTCAGAAGGGTGAAGGTAATTGAACCACTTTCCTGTACACACTTTGACTAA
- a CDS encoding ribonuclease Z translates to MNFEVFVLGTSGMMPLPNRYLTSAMVRRDGELFLFDCGEGTQVSLKMLNLKWKKIHSIFISHMHADHVTGLPGILMLSSQVDRNEPLTIYGPARLKEYIDANRRILDMYINYEIVVKVAESGVILETDDFTISAFPLHHTKPCVGYVMQEKDRPGEFHPEQAQQLGVPMGPMWGKLQKGLSITLGDGTIIESHQVIGPKREGRKFSYVTDSVYLPSIAEHVKKSDLLLCEGMFTADMAETAYEKKHMTADQAARIAKEAEVAQLGLLHYSPRYSDRELKYLLKDAKKVFGPTILTKDRMCFDIPLKD, encoded by the coding sequence ATGAATTTTGAAGTATTTGTTCTGGGGACCAGCGGCATGATGCCTCTTCCCAATAGGTATCTTACCAGTGCTATGGTTCGCCGGGATGGGGAACTCTTTCTCTTCGATTGTGGAGAGGGGACCCAGGTTTCGTTGAAGATGTTGAATCTCAAATGGAAGAAGATCCATTCCATATTCATCAGTCATATGCATGCCGACCATGTCACCGGACTTCCAGGGATCCTGATGCTTTCAAGCCAGGTCGACCGAAATGAACCCTTGACTATTTACGGCCCTGCAAGACTGAAGGAGTATATCGATGCCAATCGACGTATTCTGGATATGTATATCAACTATGAAATTGTTGTGAAGGTTGCAGAGAGCGGCGTTATCCTCGAGACTGATGATTTCACCATTTCTGCCTTCCCTTTGCATCACACAAAACCTTGTGTGGGATATGTAATGCAGGAGAAAGATCGTCCGGGGGAATTTCATCCCGAGCAGGCCCAACAGTTGGGAGTTCCCATGGGACCGATGTGGGGAAAACTGCAAAAAGGACTTTCGATTACCCTGGGCGACGGAACGATCATAGAAAGCCATCAGGTAATCGGACCGAAGCGGGAAGGACGGAAATTCAGTTATGTCACCGATTCCGTGTATCTTCCTTCAATTGCTGAGCATGTAAAAAAGAGTGATCTCTTACTCTGCGAAGGCATGTTTACTGCCGATATGGCTGAGACGGCCTATGAGAAGAAGCACATGACAGCCGATCAAGCTGCCCGTATTGCCAAGGAAGCTGAGGTTGCGCAGCTCGGCTTGTTGCATTACAGCCCCCGATACAGCGACCGCGAGCTAAAATACTTGCTCAAGGATGCAAAAAAAGTCTTTGGTCCGACAATCCTGACCAAAGACCGTATGTGTTTTGATATTCCGTTGAAAGACTAG
- a CDS encoding septum formation initiator family protein codes for MTRKFPLIFTLSLGISFPLLLSVFGKGGFLHNQALRTEIERLRYSQQVLSLQVDSLQEQRELMGGRDALRDAAFKYGYQTEGEQVFYFENGGEDAALDIPITAPAPSGRLSFEGLSSLIVFFMALAFSSLLTVCYALLKRKRRKRSGLDG; via the coding sequence ATGACAAGAAAATTCCCGTTGATATTCACTTTGAGCCTAGGTATTTCCTTCCCTCTGCTGCTCTCAGTTTTTGGGAAAGGCGGTTTTTTACATAATCAAGCCTTGCGTACCGAGATTGAGCGGCTGCGCTATTCACAACAGGTTCTCTCATTGCAGGTGGATTCCTTGCAAGAGCAACGAGAACTCATGGGCGGGCGGGACGCTCTTCGGGATGCCGCATTCAAATATGGCTACCAGACTGAGGGGGAACAAGTATTTTATTTTGAAAATGGAGGAGAAGACGCTGCTTTGGATATACCGATTACAGCACCCGCGCCTTCAGGACGACTCTCTTTTGAAGGATTGTCCAGTCTCATTGTATTTTTTATGGCACTAGCATTTTCAAGCCTTCTTACGGTATGCTATGCATTGCTAAAACGCAAACGGAGAAAGCGGAGTGGGTTGGATGGTTGA
- a CDS encoding L-threonylcarbamoyladenylate synthase → MVEEAQLLYKTVDTTVDQVVRLLQENKILVLPCDTIYGLSGQYNTSLEKLCSLKQKKGQHQFIVLATLMQAHHLCKIPPVLEKHWPCALTVILENQNGEGSTAIRVPDDPFTQQILNKLGKPIYSTSVNDAGFAITSITDIIFTYKQKVQAIVIDPDRGRDTPSTLIDCTKEPYELIRCGAYDASALLS, encoded by the coding sequence ATGGTTGAAGAAGCACAGTTGCTCTACAAGACAGTGGATACTACTGTCGACCAAGTGGTAAGGCTCTTACAGGAAAATAAAATACTGGTTCTTCCTTGTGATACGATTTACGGTTTGAGCGGTCAATACAATACTTCTTTGGAAAAACTGTGCTCGCTCAAGCAAAAGAAAGGGCAGCATCAGTTTATCGTTCTCGCCACTCTTATGCAGGCTCATCATTTGTGCAAGATTCCCCCAGTTCTTGAAAAGCATTGGCCTTGTGCTCTTACAGTCATTTTGGAGAATCAAAACGGAGAGGGGAGTACTGCCATCAGGGTTCCCGACGACCCCTTCACCCAGCAGATTCTGAACAAACTCGGAAAGCCTATCTACTCAACTAGCGTAAACGATGCGGGATTCGCCATCACCAGCATCACCGATATCATATTTACCTACAAGCAAAAGGTGCAAGCCATTGTCATCGATCCGGATAGAGGAAGGGATACTCCCTCCACCCTGATCGATTGTACAAAAGAACCCTATGAGCTTATTCGGTGCGGTGCCTATGATGCATCCGCCCTGCTCAGTTAG
- a CDS encoding DUF1015 domain-containing protein — protein MSNVAQHLAQYALKCADIMIPKAGTDLTKWAVVACDQYTSEPEYWEQAAEYVKDAPSTLNLIYPEVYLEEEQPQKRIQSINATMQEYMKKKIFTTYPNCFFLVHRTTKENSQGRWGLLVTLDLEQYDYAKDSRTLIRATEGTILSRIPPRKEIRRNAPLEVPHILVLINDEKRSVIEPLTKKINALQQAYDTPLMANGGHLSAWVVDKEEDLSAIALAVEAMYQKLDPSNPLLFAMGDGNHSLATAKSCWMDIRKGLSEEEMQQHPSRYALVELENIFDPGLEFEPIHRVLFNLDKKTFFHEIGKVCLESTSTPVSNLKEVESLINLQDGKQKFGYCDETGYYVVAMAEPKAYIAAGTLQLVIDSLLEQKKATVDYIHGVEVTANLGKKKGNIALILPDVSKTTFFDTIISDNALPRKTFSMGEAHEKRFYMEARRIQN, from the coding sequence ATGTCCAACGTTGCTCAACATCTGGCCCAGTATGCACTCAAATGTGCCGATATCATGATTCCCAAGGCAGGAACTGACTTAACCAAATGGGCAGTCGTTGCTTGTGACCAGTATACTTCAGAACCCGAGTATTGGGAACAAGCAGCCGAGTATGTCAAAGACGCCCCGTCGACGCTGAATCTGATTTATCCAGAAGTCTATCTGGAGGAAGAGCAGCCACAGAAACGCATCCAATCAATCAATGCCACTATGCAAGAGTATATGAAGAAGAAAATCTTCACCACGTATCCAAATTGTTTTTTCCTCGTACACCGTACGACTAAGGAAAATTCACAAGGTCGATGGGGTTTATTGGTCACCCTCGATTTGGAACAGTATGATTATGCCAAGGATTCCCGCACCCTGATCAGGGCGACCGAGGGTACCATTCTCAGCCGTATTCCTCCCCGAAAGGAGATCAGACGCAATGCTCCCCTGGAAGTTCCGCATATCCTGGTTTTAATCAACGATGAGAAACGCTCGGTTATTGAACCCTTAACAAAGAAGATAAACGCCCTGCAACAGGCTTACGATACTCCTTTGATGGCAAACGGTGGGCACCTCAGCGCTTGGGTGGTCGACAAGGAAGAAGATCTTAGCGCAATTGCCCTGGCCGTCGAGGCGATGTATCAAAAGCTGGATCCATCAAACCCTCTGCTTTTTGCCATGGGAGACGGCAATCACAGTCTTGCAACAGCAAAAAGCTGCTGGATGGACATCAGGAAGGGACTGAGCGAAGAGGAAATGCAACAGCATCCCAGTCGGTATGCACTCGTTGAACTGGAAAACATATTCGACCCCGGCTTGGAATTCGAGCCCATCCACCGTGTATTGTTCAACCTGGACAAAAAGACATTCTTCCATGAAATTGGGAAAGTCTGCCTCGAATCCACGAGCACGCCTGTCTCAAATCTGAAGGAAGTCGAAAGTCTCATCAATCTGCAGGATGGAAAACAGAAATTCGGGTACTGTGATGAAACAGGCTATTATGTTGTAGCCATGGCAGAGCCCAAAGCATACATTGCTGCCGGTACGTTGCAATTGGTGATCGATTCCTTGCTTGAGCAGAAGAAAGCTACCGTGGATTACATTCATGGCGTTGAAGTAACTGCCAATCTGGGAAAGAAAAAGGGAAATATCGCCCTCATTCTTCCCGATGTTTCCAAAACCACATTCTTCGATACCATCATCAGCGACAACGCTTTACCAAGAAAAACCTTTTCCATGGGAGAAGCGCATGAGAAACGGTTCTATATGGAAGCTCGCAGAATTCAGAACTAA
- a CDS encoding thiamine diphosphokinase has product MSKAIICTGGGAPSLLPFGLIEDGDYIVAADSGYDTARALGLSVDLCVGDFDSTLFPSEIQSKAHERSLRDKDESDTELAIKKVLSKGFQQYLLIGGGGFRMDHLFATFALFDLYGPPEAWYTGYEAVHLVRGYQRFEGLKAGQHVSLFPASFSKDVSVTAKQLQWPLENYRLSMGTLSLSNRTTDTFLDVFAKQGGMLFVSFPVADKPR; this is encoded by the coding sequence ATGAGCAAAGCGATTATATGCACAGGTGGAGGAGCTCCGAGTCTTCTCCCTTTTGGACTTATAGAGGATGGTGATTACATCGTAGCAGCGGATAGCGGTTATGATACTGCACGTGCATTGGGTTTATCGGTTGACCTGTGCGTCGGGGATTTTGATTCAACCCTCTTCCCATCCGAAATACAAAGCAAAGCCCATGAGCGAAGCCTGAGGGACAAGGATGAGAGCGACACCGAGCTTGCAATAAAAAAGGTACTGAGCAAAGGCTTTCAGCAGTATTTGCTGATTGGGGGGGGAGGGTTTCGCATGGATCACCTCTTTGCTACCTTTGCCCTATTCGATCTCTACGGACCGCCTGAAGCATGGTATACAGGATATGAGGCTGTGCATCTTGTGAGAGGGTACCAGCGTTTTGAGGGTCTGAAGGCAGGCCAGCATGTCAGCCTCTTTCCTGCAAGTTTTTCCAAGGATGTTTCGGTAACAGCGAAACAGTTGCAGTGGCCCCTGGAAAATTATCGGTTGTCGATGGGAACCCTTTCTCTCTCGAACCGTACAACCGATACGTTTTTGGATGTATTTGCCAAGCAAGGGGGAATGCTCTTTGTCAGCTTCCCGGTTGCAGACAAGCCAAGGTAG
- the aroH gene encoding chorismate mutase translates to MQEPTICAIRGAICVERDEPALIEAAACKLYASILEQNGLSETNVVSLLITQTSDLKSRNPATGLRKGGYCSSTPLFCMQELEIDGMLGKVIRMLLILNYHSKHTKPVFLDGAERLRPDLLK, encoded by the coding sequence ATGCAAGAACCAACCATATGTGCCATTCGTGGAGCAATCTGTGTAGAGCGTGATGAACCGGCTCTCATTGAGGCTGCCGCCTGTAAGCTCTATGCATCCATTCTTGAACAAAATGGACTATCCGAGACAAATGTTGTGAGTTTGCTCATCACCCAGACCAGTGATTTGAAGAGCAGGAATCCAGCAACCGGGCTTCGTAAAGGGGGCTATTGCAGCAGTACCCCTCTGTTTTGTATGCAAGAGTTGGAAATCGACGGAATGCTTGGTAAGGTTATCCGCATGCTTCTCATACTGAATTACCATTCAAAGCATACTAAGCCGGTATTCCTGGATGGGGCTGAGCGTCTGCGTCCCGATTTATTGAAATAA
- a CDS encoding Bug family tripartite tricarboxylate transporter substrate binding protein has translation MHRRIVIALMLVCTLGLFATGVAENEENAYPQKPITMIVPYGAGGTTDISGRQLAIQLEKHLGKSITVINQGGASGSIGARTVLDAKSDGYTVLFTAESLGTQRVMGLSEMSYDDFVPIMVAVNDPKVIVVHKDSPYQTLEDLVNDIKNRPGKVKMSYTGPGGSGHVQALIYNKMGLDMALTAYPGGADCIVAVLGKQVEFTNSNYSTVTGYLESGDLKLLGISALQRLAAHPEVPTLSEILVGSEKYLDNPFTPLSLLVKADVPASVVDALRSAAKKAVQEQGWKDFVAANSLDKLYEKYPDEDSMRSFYAEWESLVSWLLYDNGAAKISPEKFGIKKLDY, from the coding sequence ATGCATCGTCGTATTGTTATCGCTCTCATGCTCGTCTGTACCTTGGGTCTGTTTGCAACAGGGGTTGCTGAAAACGAGGAAAACGCGTATCCACAGAAACCTATCACCATGATAGTTCCGTATGGTGCAGGAGGTACTACAGACATCAGTGGAAGACAGTTGGCCATACAGTTGGAAAAACACCTCGGCAAAAGTATTACCGTAATCAATCAGGGTGGGGCAAGCGGTTCCATTGGAGCGAGAACAGTTCTGGATGCAAAGAGTGACGGGTACACCGTTCTCTTCACCGCAGAGTCATTGGGCACCCAGCGTGTCATGGGCCTCAGTGAAATGAGTTACGATGATTTCGTTCCCATCATGGTGGCTGTCAATGACCCAAAAGTCATCGTTGTACACAAGGACTCTCCGTATCAGACGCTTGAGGATTTGGTGAATGACATAAAGAACCGACCTGGTAAGGTGAAAATGTCCTATACAGGCCCCGGTGGCTCTGGACACGTTCAGGCCCTCATCTACAACAAAATGGGGTTGGATATGGCTTTGACTGCCTACCCGGGTGGAGCTGATTGCATTGTGGCTGTGTTGGGCAAGCAAGTTGAATTTACCAATTCAAACTACTCTACGGTGACCGGATACCTCGAAAGCGGGGATCTTAAATTGCTGGGTATTTCTGCGTTGCAGAGACTTGCAGCTCATCCCGAGGTTCCAACGCTGTCGGAAATTCTGGTCGGCTCTGAGAAGTATCTGGATAATCCCTTTACACCGCTCTCCTTGCTGGTAAAGGCCGATGTTCCTGCTTCGGTGGTTGATGCTTTGCGTTCTGCGGCCAAGAAAGCTGTGCAAGAACAGGGATGGAAGGATTTTGTAGCAGCCAACTCTTTGGATAAACTCTATGAGAAATATCCCGATGAAGATTCCATGCGCTCTTTCTATGCAGAATGGGAGTCACTTGTTTCTTGGCTGTTGTATGACAATGGGGCTGCAAAAATCAGTCCTGAAAAGTTCGGTATCAAGAAATTGGATTATTAG
- a CDS encoding tripartite tricarboxylate transporter TctB family protein — MATHQKRSTTFFEGIGFLLLACGLCVYALVHHMQADIEWRQSPYLFPLLIALFLLPLSLSIMRQGLGESAHKDEEFQGKPTLVMILATTLYIASMGFLGFVASTFLFLLCIIRYLGEKRWAVSIGLSLVFPVVLYVLFAMLLHVMLP, encoded by the coding sequence ATGGCAACGCATCAGAAACGCAGTACGACCTTTTTTGAAGGGATTGGATTCCTTCTTCTTGCTTGTGGTCTTTGTGTATATGCACTTGTACATCATATGCAAGCAGACATTGAGTGGAGACAATCCCCGTATCTATTCCCCCTGTTGATTGCCTTATTCTTGCTTCCCCTTTCCCTGTCAATAATGAGACAGGGTTTGGGGGAATCTGCACACAAAGATGAAGAATTCCAAGGTAAGCCAACCTTGGTCATGATCTTGGCAACAACACTGTATATAGCAAGCATGGGGTTTCTCGGTTTTGTTGCCAGTACCTTTCTCTTTCTTTTGTGTATCATACGTTACTTGGGGGAAAAGCGATGGGCAGTGTCCATAGGTCTGTCTCTGGTATTCCCTGTGGTGCTGTATGTGCTTTTTGCCATGCTTCTGCATGTTATGTTGCCTTAG